The following proteins come from a genomic window of Bacteroidales bacterium:
- a CDS encoding response regulator transcription factor, whose protein sequence is MIENSKILIVDDEADIIEFLQFNFQNEGFEVKTANNGKSAVELALEYKPQVILMDVMMPVLDGIEACREIRNHVATYNPLITLLTARGEDYSQLAGFEAGADDYVVKPISPKVLIARTKSLLKMKNGSVYPLSEETRLENDLVINREYYSVTKNRREIQFPRKEFEILSLMASRPNRLFSRDEIFNHIWGADTIVGERTMDVYIRKIRSKIGDNYIKTIKGVGYKFVQ, encoded by the coding sequence ATGATCGAGAACAGCAAAATATTAATCGTTGATGATGAAGCCGATATCATCGAGTTTTTGCAATTCAATTTTCAGAATGAGGGCTTTGAAGTGAAAACCGCAAACAATGGAAAATCGGCGGTTGAACTGGCTTTAGAGTATAAGCCCCAGGTGATTCTGATGGATGTTATGATGCCTGTGTTGGATGGTATTGAGGCCTGCAGGGAGATCCGGAACCACGTGGCGACCTACAATCCTCTTATTACCCTGCTTACAGCCAGGGGGGAAGATTATTCCCAGCTGGCAGGATTTGAAGCCGGAGCTGATGATTATGTCGTGAAACCTATAAGTCCGAAAGTCCTGATTGCCCGGACAAAATCTCTTCTGAAAATGAAAAACGGTTCCGTATATCCTTTGTCTGAGGAAACCCGTCTGGAGAACGATCTGGTTATTAACAGGGAGTATTATTCGGTTACTAAAAATCGCAGAGAAATTCAGTTTCCACGGAAAGAATTTGAAATTCTCTCCCTGATGGCTTCCAGGCCCAATCGATTATTTAGCAGGGATGAGATTTTCAATCATATCTGGGGGGCGGACACCATTGTTGGTGAGCGGACCATGGACGTATACATCCGGAAGATACGCAGCAAAATAGGTGATAATTATATCAAAACCATTAAAGGTGTGGGATATAAATTCGTGCAATAA